The following is a genomic window from Pan paniscus chromosome 6, NHGRI_mPanPan1-v2.0_pri, whole genome shotgun sequence.
TTCACCCTGGGGTCAGGAAGTGACCTTTGAGCTGAGTCCGGGGATAAGAGAGTTAATCAGGTAATGGGGGAGAAGTGGGTGCAGGGTGCAGGACAAGTATTCTAGACAGGGACAACAATCTGTGCCAAGCCCCAGGATGGACCGCTGATGTTTGCAGAGCCACACATAAAGATATCCTTCATTCTGCTTAGTGGCCACATAGGGATTCATCAGGCCTgccaagggaaaaagaaagacagcCAGAGAGGCTTGAGTACAGGGAACAAGTGGAAGACGAACGGGAAAAGCTACAGAGTCAACAGGGCCACCCTACACAGGGGCTGGCAGGGCAGGGTGGAACTGGGTCTTCATCCTTTAATCTTGAAGTGTGGTCCATCTGGGACCCTAAGTGGTCTGTGATTACCTGGGCCAACTTGAAATGTCACAGACGAGAGGTTATCTTTGCCGAATGGCTAAAAAATACAAGacctcagccgggcatggtggctcacgcctgtaatcccagcactttgggaggctgaggttggtggatcacctgaggtcaggagttcaagaccagcctgacaaacatggcaaaactccctatctattaaaaatccaaaaattagccaggtgtggcggcgggcgcctgtaatcccagctactcgggaggctgaggcaggagaatcacttgaacccgagaggcagaggttgcagtgagccgagatcacatcactgcactccagtatgggcaaaagagtgaaactctgtctcaaaaacacaaaaacaaaaaacctctattAAGAGGAACAGGGAAGGGATATAAAGTAGCTTACTAAATGTCTATTATTACCATTGCCTCCTACTGAGAATAAAAACAATTCACGCATTCCACAGGAGAGTACTCAGCAAACTACACAGGAGAGTACTCAGCAAACTACACAGGAGAGTACTCAGCAAACTACACAGGAGAGTACTCAGCAAACTACACAGGAGAGTACTCAGCAAACTACACAGGAGAGTACTCAGCAAACTACATAGGAGAGTACTCAGTAAACTACACAGGTTCAGTGGTACATTTCTCCATGTGGGATCTACTTGTCGGGATCTGAGTTTACTTCACTACGTGGTTTAATTTCCCACATGAAAATCCATGACCTCTTCTTATAACTTTGCTGAAGACAAGACTTTGGTTTTACATGATACTATCACACCTGACCTTTGTGAAGTAGTCAGGGTAAAACATTCCAGCTTGGCCAAGGAGAGAGAAATACCAAATTCTGCAGTGactatcttaaaataatttttaaattttattttattttatttattaatttatttgtgagacagagtctcattgtctcactctgtcacccaggctggagagctgtgcagtggcacgatcatggcagcctcaatctcctgggctcaaacgatcctcccacctcagcctcccgaatagttgggaccacaggcatacaccatgaagtctgactaattttttacatttgttgtagagacaaggtttcaccatgatgcccaggctggtctcaaactcctaagctcgagggatctgcctgcctcagcctcccaaagctctgggattacaggcgtgtgcccctGCGTCCAACCTGCAGTGACTATCTGACTTCTGATTACTCTACTGTCAATCAACACTGGCGCACAGGCTGTCTTTCTgaacacacacattccatacactaTGCATACTAATACTCCATACTATCAATTGCCCTCATCAGAAGGATCTTCTGGCTAACCAGTGATCaacatttttaatagcaaaaaaggTCTGATACTTAGAGAACATGTTAACCACGTGAACTGGAGCaggttactcaacctctctgcatgtgcctcagtttcatcgCTTGTGGAATGGTGATGGTAACAGTAACAACCTCATAGGTTTTTGAGGATTAAAGGAACTAATACACATACATTATTtcaacagtgcctggcagattCTAGGCATTGAATAAATGGTAACTATCACTATTATTatgtaaaaagtataaaaatctgCTATATGAATACTtatggaaaaatacatatatacatatagacacacatataaactattaggtctctttttttttttgagatagaatctcgctctgtcacccaggctggagtgcagtggtgccatctcggctcactgcaacctctgtctcccaggttcaagcgattctcctacctcagtctcctgagtagctggaattacaggcatgcactgccatgcctggctaattttttgtatttttattttttatcattattatttttttttgagacggagtttcactcttgttgcccaggctggagtgcgatggcacgaacTCGGCccgctgcaaactccgcctcccgggttcaagcgattctcctgcctcagtctcccaagtagctgggactacaggcgcccgccaccacgcctggctaattttgtatttttagtagagacaggtctcaccatgttcgtcaggctggtctcgaactctcgacctgaagtgatctgcccacctcggcctcccaaagtgccgggattacaggcgtgagccaccgtgcctagcctttttgtatttttagtagaggcggggtttcaccacgttggccaggttggtctccaactcctaacctcaggtgatctgcctgcctcggccttccaaagtgctgggatcacaggtgtgaggcaccgcgcctggccaaccagatcttttttattttttacacccCTCCTTCCtagatctcttctttttttaaagtagatacaaagtcttgctgtgttgtccaggctggtctcaaactcctggcctcttgtgatcctcctgcctcggcctctatTAGATCTTCAATTTGAGGGGGAATCTGGGAATGAACACTAAACACACTCACGCTATGAGCCTCTGCCCCTGGAGCACGGTGTGCTGCTGCAGCATCTCGAAGTTATACTTCTCGTCCGTGGCATGCTGGTCCACTATGAAGATATCCTCATTCAGTTTGGTTATTATAAATCCCAGGTTAAACTGACCAATGATTTCCATTTCTGCAAACATCGTTTTACTGCAGGTAGAAAATGTTAATTATCAGACATTTTACaagattatttttctgattatgttATAGAAcactgtaataaaaaaaaagtcaaacaatacaaaaacaaaataaagtcccTAGCCATCccgctttctttctttttttttgaaacagagtctcgttctgtcacccaggctacagtgcaatggcacaatcttggctcactgcaacctccacctcccgggttcgagtgattcttctgcctcagcctcctgagtagctgggattacaggtgcgccaccatgcccagctaatttttgtatttttagtagagacagagtttcaccatgttggtcaggctggtctcgaactcctgacctcatgatctgcccgccttggcctcccaaagtgctgggattacaggcgtgagccactgcgctcagcttAACCATCCCACTTTCTAAAGATAACAttaattattcattcatccaactcTCCGGAGAAGACATCAGTTGCTACTATTAATGATTTAAATGGAATATATCCTTCTAGACCCTTGTCtctctatataatttttttaattttaaaaaacaaaaatggaatctTAATTCTCCATTCTGTCATCACTTAATGCATCTGAAAGACGTTTTCAGACCTGTACACATAGAtctacttcattattttttcttttttttttcttttaagacggagtctcactctctgttgcccaggctggactgcagtggcgcgaccttggctcactgcaacctgcgcctcccaggttcgagcgattctcctgcctcagcctcccgagtagctgggactacaggcatgcaccgccaagcccggctaatttttttatttttagtagagacaaggtttcaccatgttggctaggctggtcttgaactcccgacctcaagtgatccacctgcctcggcctcccaaagtgctgggattacaggcgtgagccaccgcacccggcctacttcattctttttaatggccacATAGGAATTCATTGCATGGATGTACCATAACTTGTCTGACAAATCCCCTGCTAAAGGACATTTCGGTTGTTTCCAATTTCAATAGTGCACTCAAAGCTGCAACAAATACTTCTGTGCATAAACCTACTCATCTGTGGGTGCATTTCCGTGAGACAGACACTACAGGTAGAACTACATGTGTACTTTTTGACGGGAAATCTGTGAAAAGtcacactcccaccaatggtgtgTAAGAGCACCTTTCTGCCAATGCTGGATATCAATCCTTCTCATCTTTGCCAGGCCCACCACTGGGTCCTTTGCTGGGTGGCTTCAACATCCAATGTCATTAAATACTAACTTAGTCAATCTGGACAAAAGACAGACACCACCGCTAACCTTCACACGAGAAATTGACACTGTCATTCTCAGTTCCACACAATTAAATCCGGTGAAAACGGATTTTCTGCAGTATCAGCGCGGTGACGACAAGAAATGGCTCTGTTAAAGCAGCCATGGACGTTTTCTGGTTCTCACCTGGTGGCCTGAGCTGAGGATGAAAGGAGCTataatgtaatcccagcactttgggaagacaaggtgggcagatcatttgaggttgggagttcaagaccagcctggccaacatggtgaaaccccatctctactaaaaataaaaaaattagccaggcgtggtggtggacacctgtactcccagctacttgggaaacaaaggcagaagaatcgtttgaacccgggaggcagaggttgcagtgagctgagatcgtgccagtgcactccagcctgggtgaaagagactcttgtctcaaaaaaaagagaaaggagctgATATTGTTGTTTCTATAAGTGCTCCAGGAAGACCCGGtcccatgccaccatgctcgtCACCATCACAATCAACCACAGGGGACAGTTTGGTGAACTGTGAGACCTCCACATGGCATGGATTACTGAGCCCACATTTCCTATGGTGAGGGGCTCCACACAGAGCTCAAATCCAAGTCATAACCAAACCAATCCCCAAATCCTATCTTTGAGGGTCTGTTTCCTGGTACCGATTCCATATCAGGCAAAGTGCAATCAATCAAGAGACAAAAACCACACCAGTGATTttaacagggattttttttttttaagacagggtcttgctctgtcacccaggctggagtgcaatggcatgatcatagctcactgcagcctcaaactcctgggctcaagtgagcctcctgcctcagcctcctgagtacctgggactacaggcgtgcagcaGTGTActtagctaacttttttttttttagagatggggcctcattatattgcccaggctggtctcaaactcctagcctcaagtgattctcctgcctcagcctcccaaagtgctggaattacaaggtgtgcaccaccatgctaggcctgaggaggaaaaatatataataaggcATTACACAAAGTAGCAAAAGGTGGTTAACTACTATGCTAAGAAATACAGGAATGGAAAATGCTACTACCCTAGGGAAGAGGGAGAGTCCTCAGAAAAggaactcttttttctttttccttttttttttttttttttttttgagatggagttcgctcttgttgcccaggctggagtgcaatggtacaatctcggctcaccacaacctccgcctcccaggttcaagcgattctcctgcctcagcctcccaagtagctgggattacaggcatgcaccaccatatcccactaattttgcatttttagtagagaaaaggtttctccatgttggtcagcctggtctcgaactcccgacctcaggtgatccacccacctcagcctcccaaagtgctgggattacaggcatgagccaccatgcccagcagaaaaGGAACTCTTGTAAGAGGCTCCTACCCACTCAGGCTGAGTTTCAGACCTCCTTGGAGCAGGAGTGGCCGCAGCCTGCTGGATGGAGAGAAGCTGCCAGAGTGAGTGATGACGCAGGAACTCCTGCCCcgcaggagggaaggaaaagaacatCCCAGAAGCATCCCAGATACCAGCACAAATACCACCTCCCCTGGCACCGATCCCAGGCTCTCCCGGCAATTGTCTGAATATGCCCTGGTTCCCAGTACATACATAATCTGCTCAAAAGCTGGTGCTGGCCTAAAAGACCCAAGTCTTCCATGTGTTTGGAGTCTGGGTCCTGCCACAGAGAACAGGATCTGGCCAGGGGCAGATGACGGAATTACAACTGCGcactaccgtgcccagccaattttattgtagagacgaggtctccctatgttgtccaggcgggtcttgaactcctgggctcaagtgatcctccctccacggtttggcctcccaaaatgctgggattacaggcgtgagccactgcacccagcctcaaaataCTCTTAAGAAAAAACTTTAcctggcggggtgtggtggctcacacctgtaatcccagcactttgggaggccaagatggctggatcacctgaagtcaggagttccagaccagcctcgccaacatggtgaaaccctgtttccaccaaaaatacaaacattagccaggcctggtggcgtgcacctataatcccagctactcaggaggctgaggcaggagaatcgtttaaacccaggaggtggaggctgcagtgagccaagatcgtgccactgcattccagcctgtgcacagagcaagattctgtctcaaaaaaataaaaaataaaaataaatacaaatttaaaataaaaagtaaaaaattaaaactttacctTATCTCTTTTCTTAGTTCATCTTCGGCTGCTTGATTTTCTCCAGGACAAATCCTTGCCCTAAACTTCCTGTAATTCTGTTCCCCTTCACTTTGCTGTGCTTCATGATGTAACTGCTTTATTCGTTTAGCTAAAGAACTCAGAAAAGTTCAGGGGCACAactttcttattaattttcaCAGCTACATCAACCTGAGAGGCTGACACGTTCTGAGTATTTACTAACTTTTGACGAATGTCAGAATTGGaaagaatttcttctttcttaaaacaCTTTGTGTTTGGGGATGTGAGATTAGTTGGCTGAGGCAAAACTCGAAATTTACACCCGGTATCTTCCTGGTTTGAATGGCAGTCCACATCTGAAAAACAGTCGTCAGTTTCAGGCGCTTTCTCCTGAGAGTCCACATGTTCCTGCGAGCCCCTGTCCCCTGGGGTGCTGGCCACACACTCGCTGCTGCAGTGACTGCCCGTGTCTGGGATGCTGAACCCCTCAGAATCCACGGAAGTGCTGCCGTGCCCCGAGTCCTTCTCCACCTCCGCTCTGTCCGTAGGGTCACTGGGTCCCTGACTGGAACTCGCTGCCTCTTTCTGAGGTCTCAGGACGCCTCTGTCAGAGATGGCATCTGAAGTGCTAGAAGACAGCATACCCCTTTTCTGTCCTAGAGGGCTCCTTCTTGGTTCTGGAGTCTTTGGGCTGTGAGGCTTGTTCTCTGTTGTGTGACGAAGAGAAAAGGCCTCTCGCAGTCTGGAAATGGACAcgtcctttttttcttctccagtcCTTAATGAAGGGGATTGATCCTGCTTTTCTACCATGGGCTTTTCCAAATCCGCTGCATGCATTTTTATTAAGTTACCTAAGCAAACGTGGACGGAGAAGAGGGTCAGGGACTATCCTGAAATGGTGAGAGGATGTGCTTATGTGAACAGATACTTCACAAAAGAGGAGATCCACATGCTAATTACACAGATGAACACGGTTCAATgttcaaaataaaactataatatgggccaggtgtggtggctcacgcctgttatcccagcactttaggaggccaaggcagggggatcgcatgaggctaggagttcaggaccggtctggacaacatggcaaaaccctgtttctactaaaaatacaaaaattagccgggtgtggtggcacatctgtcatcccagctacttgggaggctgaggcacgagaatccctttagcccgggaggcagaggttgcagtgagccaagatgccaccactgctctccagcctgggtgacagagcaacactctgtctcaaaaaaaaaaaaaaaaaaaaaaaaaaaaaaccacaacacaaTGCAATATGGCCATATACTCACCAGAAtgggtaaaattaaaaaaacaacaaatgctcaCAAAGATCAGGATCAAGAGGAATGCTTGAATACCTCTGGTAGGATTGAACCTGGTACAGCTGCTTTGAAAAGTTCTCTGGGAATACCTCCTAAATCTGAATGTATGCACACCTGCAACCCAGCATAGCTACTCCTATCAGAAGTGCCTAtcggccggcacagtggctcacgcctgtaatcctagccctttgaggtcaggagttcaagaccagcctgaccaacatgctgaaacctcgtctctactaaaaatacaagaaaaatcagCAGGGCATAGTGGAatgcacttataatcccagctactagggagaatgagaatgaggcaggagaatcacttgaacctggaaggcaggggttgcagtgagccaagatcactccactgcactccagcctgggcgacagagtgagactccctctcaaaaaaaagaaagaagaagaagtgtCTATCTCTATGCTCGTCAAAAAGACGTGGATGAGGATGTTCATGACGGCATTCTTCATTATAGCCCgaaactggaaacaattcaaatattcACAAATGATGATATCTGACTATAACGGAACACTGTATAGCGAACGAATAAATGAATTTTGCCGCATgacttggatgaatctcacaaacaaaataatgagagaaagaaacaaatcacAGAAAAGGACAGACTGAATAACTTCAAATTAAAAACAGATTAAACTatactgttttggtttttgtttgtttgtgtgtctgtttttctgagacagagtctccctctgtcacccgggctggagtgcagtggcacgatcttggctcactgtaagctccgcctcccgggttcacaccattctcctgcctcagcctcccgagtagctgggactacaggtgcccgccaccacacccagctaattttttatatttttagtagagacggggtttcgccatgttggccaggctggtcttgaaatcctgatctTAACTTATCcgttcacctcagcctcccaaaatgctgggattacagggcgtggatggtgaaaccctgagcaagaccccgtctcaaaaaaaaaaaaaaaaacttacatgaCCATAAATTGTTATCTCATTCAAGTCA
Proteins encoded in this region:
- the LOC117980873 gene encoding LOW QUALITY PROTEIN: mismatch repair endonuclease PMS2-like (The sequence of the model RefSeq protein was modified relative to this genomic sequence to represent the inferred CDS: inserted 2 bases in 1 codon), translated to MNTLQLQSLIPFVQLPPSDSMCEEYGLGCSDALHNLFYISGFISQCARGVGRSSTDRQFFFVNRCPCDPAKVCRLVNDVYRMYNRHQYPFVVLNISVDSGNLIKMHAADLEKPMVEKQDQSPSLRTGEEKKDVSISRLREAFSLRHTTENKPHSPKTPEPRRSPLGQKRGMLSSSTSDAISDRGVLRPQKEAASSSQGPSDPTDRAEVEKDSGHGSTSVDSEGFSIPDTGSHCSSECVASTPGDRGSQEHVDSQEKAPETDDCFSDVDCHSNQEDTGCKFRVLPQPTNLTSPNTKCFKKEEILSNSDIRQKLVNTQNVSASQVDVAVKINKKVVPLNFSXSSLAKRIKQLHHEAQQSEGEQNYRKFRARICPGENQAAEDELRKEISKTMFAEMEIIGQFNLGFIITKLNEDIFIVDQHATDEKYNFEMLQQHTVLQGQRLIAPQTLNLTAVNEAVLIENLEIFRKNGFDFVIDENAPVTERAKLISFPTSKNWTFGPQDVDELIFMLSDSPGVMCRPSRVKQMFASRACRKSVMIGTALNTSEMKKLITHMGEMDHPWNCPHGRPTMRHIANLGVISQN